From one Ctenopharyngodon idella isolate HZGC_01 chromosome 15, HZGC01, whole genome shotgun sequence genomic stretch:
- the serpinh1b gene encoding serpin H1b: protein MWVSNFIALCLLAVAVSGEDKKLSTHATSMADTSTNLAFNLYHNVAKEKGLDNILISPVVVASSLGMVAMGGKSSTASQVKSLLKADALKDDHLHTGLSELLSEVSDPQARNVTWKINNRLYGPSSVSFAEDFVKNSKKHYNYEHSKINFRDKRSAINSINEWAAKSTDGKLPEITKDVKNTDGAMIVNAMFFKPHWDEKFHHKMVDNRGFLVSRSHTISVPMMHRTGIYGFYEDTQNKLFVVSMPLAHKKSSMIFIMPYHVEPLERLEKLLTRQQLDTWVSKLEERAVAISLPKVSMEVSHDLQKHLGELGLTEAVDKAKADLSNISGKKDLYLANVFHASALEWDTEGNPFDTSIYGSEKIRNPKLFYADHPFIFLVKDNKTNSILFIGRLVRPKGDKMRDEL, encoded by the exons ATGTGGGTGTCCAACTTCATTGCTCTGTGCCTTTTGGCTGTGGCCGTGTCCGGTGAGGACAAAAAGCTGAGTACCCATGCAACCTCCATGGCAGACACCAGCACAAACCTGGCCTTCAATCTCTACCACAATGTCGCCAAAGAAAAGGGACTCGACAACATCCTCATCTCTCCCGTGGTGGTGGCCTCCTCTCTGGGGATGGTAGCCATGGGGGGCAAATCCTCCACTGCGTCCCAGGTGAAGAGCCTATTGAAAGCTGACGCCCTGAAGGATGACCATCTGCATACAGGCCTGTCCGAGCTTCTGAGCGAGGTGAGCGACCCCCAGGCCCGCAACGTCACGTGGAAGATCAACAACAGGCTGTACGGCCCCAGCTCCGTCAGCTTTGCAGAGGACTTCGTCAAGAACAGCAAGAAGCACTACAACTACGAACACTCGAAGATCAACTTCCGTGATAAGAGAAGCGCCATCAACTCCATCAATGAGTGGGCTGCCAAATCCACTGATGGAAAGCTGCCAGAAATTACCAAGGATGTGAAAAACACGGATGGGGCTATGATCGTCAATGCTATGTTCTTTAAAC CCCACTGGGATGAGAAGTTCCACCACAAGATGGTTGATAACCGTGGTTTCCTGGTTTCCCGCTCTCACACGATCTCTGTTCCAATGATGCATCGCACAG GCATCTACGGCTTCTATGAAGACACACAAAACAAGCTGTTTGTGGTCAGCATGCCTTTGGCACATAAGAAGTCCAGCATGATTTTCATCATGCCCTACCACGTGGAGCCTCTGGAGAGACTGGAGAAGTTGCTCACTCGCCAGCAGCTGGACACCTGGGTCAGCAAGCTCGAGGAGAGAGCGGTCGCCATCTCACTGCCTAAAGTTAGCATGGAAGTCAGCCACGACCTTCAG AAACATCTTGGAGAACTTGGTCTTACCGAGGCCGTGGACAAGGCTAAGGCAGACCTGTCCAATATCTCTGGCAAGAAAGATCTTTACCTCGCCAATGTCTTCCATGCCTCTGCCTTGGAGTGGGACACAGAGGGAAACCCATTTGATACCAGCATCTATGGTAGTGAGAAGATCAGGAACCCCAAGCTCTTCTACGCTGACCATCCCTTCATCTTCCTTGTGAAAGACAACAAGACCAACTCCATCCTTTTTATTGGCAGGCTAGTTCGTCCTAAGGGTGACAAAATGAGAGATGAATTGTAA
- the gucy2f gene encoding retinal guanylyl cyclase 2, with product MRHIHLPFGGALWELSSYPCCPILRSLSTLPFYSITLWIILGVLTFPCCVQCLIFKVGVLGPWNCDPYYSKALPAIASRLAVGRINEDFSLDLGCTMDFVILQEACETSKALTSFVQYENVADVFVGPTNPGYCNAASLMGKNWDKSIFSWACINYELDRVQGYPTFARTLPSPTRVLFNVLRYFSWANIAIVSSNEDIWIDTAAKLASALRNQGLPVGIVASMGNNDTTLENTLMSIQNAGEIKVIIMCMHSALIGGEQQTSFLMKAYDMGLTNGRYVFIPYDTLLYSLPYTNTTYFPLQNNTKLRKAYDAVLTITVESELMSFSEAFNMAKRLGELIVSQEPDQVSPLFGTIYNSLYLFAKSMHNARRAGKWFSGSNLAFFMRNVTFSGFNQNIRTDSQGNGQTNYVILDTDGWGTQLYRCFQVDLTLDMVLFAGKSIHFPAGSPPPSDSSCWFDPNAICTGGVEIIYVIIAFVIVFIIVLGCIGLTLFIRRRIQQIQLIKGPNRILLTLEDLTFINPQLSRRKITLEDLEDSKSYIEEKSTGDLSRSVNSMATATHENSNVAVYEGDWVWLKKFKEGHFKEVKQSTTKIFTKMKDLRNENVNPFLGFFTDCDMFAIVTEHCSRGSLHDLLRNEDVKLDWMFKSSLLLDLIKGMKYLHHREFPHGRLKSHNCVVDGRFVLKITDYGYNEILETQKAPKETPPPEDQFWTAPELLRDPESPRKGTFKGDVYSFAIILQEVVVRGAPYCMLGLSPEEIIRKVKKPPPMCRPTVAPDQAPLECIQLMKQCWSEQPDRRPPFDQIFDQFKLINKGKKTNIIDSMLRMLEQYSSNLEDLIRERTEELEVEKQRTEKLLAEMLPPSVAEALKTGASVEPEYFDQVTIYFSDIVGFTTISSLSDPIEVVDLLNDLYSLFDAVLGSHDVYKVETIGDAYMVASGLPKRNGNKHAAEIANMSLNILSSVGSFKMRHMPEVPVRIRIGIHSGPCVAGVVGLTMPRYCLFGDTVNTASRMESTGLPYRIHVNISTVKILHSLNDGYKIEVRGKTELKGKGIEETYWLVGKSNFTNPLPKPPEIKPGDNWQDMVTEEVKSIFRKANRQVDKPKI from the exons ATGCGACATATTCACCTCCCATTTGGAGGTGCTTTATGGGAGTTATCCAGTTACCCCTGCTGCCCCATCCTCAGGAGCCTCTCGACGCTTCCATTTTACAGCATTACACTATGGATCATTCTTGGTGTGTTGACATTCCCATGCTGTGTCCAATGCCTGATTTTCAAAGTAGGAGTCTTGGGGCCTTGGAACTGTGACCCTTATTACTCAAAAGCACTTCCTGCCATTGCGTCCAGACTGGCTGTTGGCCGCATAAATGAGGATTTTAGTTTAGACCTGGGCTGTACAATGGACTTTGTCATCCTTCAAGAAGCTTGCGAGACATCAAAAGCGTTGACCTCGTTTGTACAATATGAAAACGTTGCTGATGTATTTGTAGGCCCTACAAATCCAGGATACTGCAATGCCGCTTCTCTCATGGGCAAGAATTGGGACAAGTCTATATTTTCATGGGCGTGCATTAACTATGAGTTAGACCGGGTCCAGGGCTACCCAACATTTGCCCGAACTTTACCATCTCCGACGCGGGTGCTTTTCAACGTGCTTAGGTATTTCAGCTGGGCTAACATAGCCATCGTGTCTTCTAATGAGGATATATGGATCGACACGGCTGCCAAATTGGCTAGTGCTCTCAGAAACCAGGGCCTTCCTGTTGGCATCGTTGCGTCCATGGGGAATAATGACACTACGTTGGAGAACACGTTGATGAGCATTCAAAACGCAGGGGAGATAAAAG TTATCATTATGTGCATGCATTCAGCGCTCATTGGAGGAGAGCAACAAACTTCTTTCCTGATGAAGGCCTATGACATGGGATTGACAAATGGTCGATATGTGTTTATACCGTACGACACGCTCCTGTACAGCCTACCCTACACCAACACAACCTACTTCCCACTGCAAAACAACACCAAACTGCGCAAAGCCTATGACGCTGTGCTCACCATCACTGTGGAGTCTGAACTGATGTCATTCAGCGAAGCGTTCAATATGGCCAAACGACTTGGAGAACTGATAGTGTCACAAGAGCCAGACCAG GTTTCTCCGCTCTTTGGTACAATCTACAACAGTTTGTACCTCTTTGCTAAGTCCATGCACAATGCCAGAAGAGCAGGTAAGTGGTTCTCCGGGTCCAACCTGGCCTTCTTCATGAGGAACGTCACATTTTCCGGGTTCAATCAGAATATCCGCACAGACTCCCAAGGGAACGGGCAGACCAACTACGTGATCTTGGACACTGATGGCTGGGGAACTCAACTGTATCGCTGTTTTCAAGTAGACCTGACTTTGGACATGGTGTTGTTTGCCGGCAAGTCCATTCATTTCCCAGCAGGTTCACCTCCACCGTCAGACTCCAGCTGCTGGTTTGACCCCAATGCCATCTGCACAGGAG gtGTGGAAATAATATACGTCATCATAGCGTTTGTGATTGTCTTCATTATAGTGCTTGGTTGTATTGGCCTAACTCTCTTCATAAG GAGGCGAATCCAACAAATCCAGCTGATTAAAGGGCCCAACAGAATCCTGCTTACGCTTGAGGACCTGACCTTCATCAACCCGCAGCTGAGCAGGAGG AAAATCACCCTTGAGGATCTTGAGGATTCAAAAAGTTACATTGAGGAGAAGAGCACAGGTGATCTGTCCCGCTCTGTGAATAGCATGGCAACGGCAACACATGAAAATTCAAACGTGGCTGTCTATGAG GGCGACTGGGTGTGGCTAAAAAAGTTTAAGGAGGGACATTTCAAGGAGGTTAAACAGAGCACCACTAAGATTTTCACCAAG ATGAAGGACCTACGGAATGAAAATGTCAATCCGTTTTTGGGGTTTTTCACTGATTGTGATATGTTTGCCATCGTCACTGAACACTGTTCTCGGGGGAGTCTACATGACCTCCTTCGAAATGAAGATGTCAAACTGGACTGGATGTTTAAATCCTCCTTATTGCTGGATCTCATCAAG GGCATGAAATATCTTCACCACAGGGAATTTCCTCACGGGCGCCTGAAGTCTCATAATTGCGTAGTTGATGGACGTTTTGTCTTAAAGATCACTGATTATGGTTACAATGAGATTCTTGAGACCCAGAAAGCTCCAAAGGAGACCCCACCTCCAGAGG ATCAATTTTGGACAGCTCCTGAACTTCTCAGAGATCCTGAAAGTCCACGGAAAGGAACTTTTAAAGGAGATGTGTACAGCTTTGCGATTATACTTCAAGAAGTAGTTGTCAGAGGAGCGCCGTACTGTATGCTCGGCTTGTCTCCTGAAG AGATAATAAGGAAGGTGAAGAAACCTCCTCCTATGTGCAGGCCCACTGTAGCTCCAGATCAAGCTCCACTGGAATGCATCCagttaatgaagcagtgttggAGTGAACAGCCTGATAGAAGGCCTCCTTTTGATCAGATATTTGATCAG TTCAAGCTCATCAACAAGGGCAAAAAGACCAATATTATCGACTCCATGTTGCGTATGCTGGAGCAGTACTCGTCTAACCTGGAGGACCTGATCAGGGAAAGAACAGAAGAGCTGGAGGTAGAGAAACAGAGGACAGAGAAGCTTCTGGCTGAGATGCTTCCTCC TTCTGTGGCAGAAGCTCTGAAAACCGGTGCCTCTGTGGAGCCAGAGTACTTTGATCAAGTCACCATCTACTTCAGTGACATTGTAGGCTTCACTACCATCTCATCCCTTAGTGATCCAATTGAGGTTGTAGACCTGCTCAATGACCTTTACAGCCTATTTGATGCTGTGCTGGGCAGCCACGATGTCTACAAG GTTGAAACCATTGGAGATGCCTACATGGTGGCCTCCGGGCTGCCAAAGAGGAACGGCAACAAGCACGCAGCCGAGATCGCCAACATGTCCCTGAACATTCTCAGCTCCGTAGGCTCCTTCAAGATGCGGCACATGCCAGAAGTTCCGGTCAGGATACGGATCGGCATTCATTCAG GGCCATGTGTTGCTGGAGTCGTGGGTCTAACTATGCCTAGATACTGCCTTTTTGGAGACACAGTCAACACCGCCTCTCGTATGGAATCTACAGGGTTGC CTTACAGAATTCATGTGAACATTAGTACAGTGAAGATTCTCCACTCACTGAACGATGGCTACAAAATAGAAGTTCGAGGAAAGACTGAGCTGAAG gggaaAGGCATTGAAGAGACATACTGGCTTGTTGGAAAATCTAATTTTACTAATCCTTTGCCAAAACCACCAGAGATCAAACCAGG AGATAACTGGCAAGACATGGTGACGGAGGAGGTCAAGTCAATATTTCGCAAGGCCAACAGACAAGTGGACAAGCCCAAAATCTGA